The Thermoplasmata archaeon DNA segment ATACCTATTTTTGATATTAAACTTATGAACTCCGCGCTCGGGGTTTAATAAGTAGGGTAGTGAATGGAGGTCGGTTGGGCCTCTCTAAGGGGGTCAGGAAGCGGGCATTACCTTTTTATCTCCGGACTTTATGTCCGACCCTGCAGGATGCCGTTGTAGCTCAGTGGCAGAGCGGCTGATTCGTAATCAGCAGGTCGGGGGTTCAATGCCCTCCAACGGCTCTTAACCAATTAAAAATGAGACGTTAGAGAGTGCGCTCCCGTCGGCCCGACGAGAAGGCGGGGGCGTGTGAAGGACGGCCGGATTTACAACATATCAGAGCGCTCACAAAATGAAGGCCCAGAGATAGTAGACCACCAGATACACTCCCACTATTATCAGCACGATACCACTGAGCTTTTTGATAATCTCGGTCGAGGCTTTCAGGCGGTTGAGTATGCTTTTGTGAAGGCCGGCGACAAGCAATGTGATCATGACCATTAGAACCGCGGCCACGAGGGAGTAGAGCAGGAGCACCCCCGCGCCCACGAGCAGCGAGCCGGAGAGAAGACCAAGAAGGAGTACTGCGACAAACACGGGGGCGGTGCAGCCCTGCGAGGCGGCGGCGTATCCCATCCCGTACAGGAACATCGATGTGTAGAACCCTTTCCCCTCCTGTGCCCCCTGAATTCTCTCCAGTAGCTTTCCCGAGCCAAAGGATATTGGGAGCAGGAGAAGAGCTCCAAGTGCGATCAGAACCGCGCCCATTACGGGCTGGAGGAGCGTTAAATAGGGGAGAGCAGCACCCCCCGCCCCAATAACAATTGCCCCCGTCGACATGTAAACGGTCATAATTCCAAGTGCCGCCACCGAACCACCCGCGGCGGCTTTTTTATAAGACGTATCCCTCCCCGTGCTCTTTAGATAAAAGGTCATGTAACCAGGAAGCATAGGAAATGAGCAGGGCGAAAAGAAGGAGGCGGCACCCGCTAGGGCAGCCATCCCGGCTAGGCCGACCGAAGCCAGGAGAGAGCCAACAGCGGTCACCCCTGACGCTCCTCCGCCCGCCAGTGCATCATTGATGTGCCTAATCATCTCACTTTCGGAAACCTCGCCCGCGGCCTCGAACACTATCTCTCCTTTTCTGTCAATAATCACGATTTTCGGTATCTGCACTACGGCGTACTTCCTAACCATGTCGTCCGTGTCCCTAGCGAATGGCCAGTCGGCGCCGTGCGCCTCCCTGTACTCGCGCACCTGCTCCTCGGTTTCTATTGGCGAGACGAAGACTGAGATTACGACCAGCTCACTCGTGTTGTAGCGCGCCCTGACCCTCGCTATTTCGTCGAGCACGATATTACACGCAGGGCAGTTTATCGCGGTCAGCTCCAGCAGAACGACCTTGCCCCTGTAGTCGGAGAGATTTAAAGGAGCTCCGGATACGTCTTTCAGCCTGAAGCCCGGGGCCTGCACGGCTCCAGTAGGGGTGGTGAGAACGAGGTAAATTTCGATCACAGCTAGGATTGCGAGTAGGGCCAGAGCCCCCGCTACGGCCCTCCGTCTTTTGCGGAGGGGATAGATGGCGATTCCTGTCGCAATCATCGCGCCGCCTAAAATCCAGTAGTGGAGAGGGCTCCTGCCCACAGGCCGTGCCGGCCCTCCAGTCCGATTGGTTGTGTTGTTCCAGCCGCCATCACCACCGTCCGGTCCGGAAACGGAGAAATGCGTGTCGGGCGTTGTGTGGTTAGTCCCATCCCTCATCTGGATGGTGATGTTATATTTGAGCTCCTGACCGGCCGGAAACTTACCTATGTTGAGCGCAAAAGTGTTGCTACCCACATATGCCATCTCCCTCGGAAGAAAGCACAGGTATGGCTCAAGCTGACAGAGCGTGAGCCATACCTTTCGGACGGAGGACTGGTTCTCCACCTCAATATAGACCGTGACTTCATCCTCCGGAGTTACTACGTCGGGAATGTGGTACGTCCTGACCTCAAAATCCTCCGCCAGGGCACTCCAGAACAGGAGGGAGACGGAAAGCGGTAGCAGGAGCGCAGCGAGCGCGCCACGGCCCCTCATTGACGCCGCCATTGCAGCTTCATATTTAAAAACTCTTTGGACTTTAAAACACATATAAATGCATATATAACCAAAACATTAAATTATAGGTCCGGTGGTAGTAGTTTAAGTAAAAGAAGACGGTGATGTCATGTTGAGGGTGCGATGTTTAGCGGCGGGACTAATTGTAATAGCGCTCCTTGCGCCCGTGGGTACCGGCGGCTCCAATGATGCGCCAAGGGCGACAAATAGGGTGGTGCTTGGAGAGCTATTCACGGCGACGTGGTGTGGCTATTGCCCGGCTGCCGACAATGCCTTCGACAAACTGCTTAATAATGCCAGCTATTTCCCGGTGCGCTTTATTGGGATTGAGTGGCACCCAACCAGCGACGCATACGGGACCCAGGAGACCGACGCAAGGGTGAGTTATTATGGTGTGGGTGGATATCCCACCGCCGTTTTCGATGGTGTCAGCACGTACGTCGGTGGCTCCACAGACCCCAACAGCCAGGCGGTTTATGACGCCTACAAAACAAGAATCGACGCCCGGCCCGCGACCTCATCGTTTTCGATAGAGCTCGAAGCCAAGCTTATCAATGATGTCGCTACACAGGTGGTTGTGAATGTCACACAGGTGGACACAAGCCTTGCACAGAACCTCAGGGTGAGGGCGGTTATTTTGGAGGACCTGAAATTGACTCACAATCAGGGCGTGCTAAGATACACCGTACGAGATGTAATTATTGATTCCGCCCTCGCGATCTCAAACGGGCAGACCCGAAGCGCAACAGGCAATGGCACTGTGGGGTCGGGCTGGGACACGAGCAGACTCGCCGTAGCGGCCTGGGTCCAGACCGAAACGACGAAGGAGGTTCTTCAGTCGGCGTTTAAGGGGAGCTTTGAGCGGGTGGTGAACAGACCCCCCCAGATATCCCACCCGCTAACGGATCTCAGCTTCCCAGAGGACACCGTTGACACGAGCATAGACCTCAACGCGGTTTTCACTGATCCGGATGGCGACGAGCTATCGTTCACGTATTCTGGGAATTTTAAAATTAATGTAACGATCGTGGACGGGACAGTCACCCTGAGGCCTGCTAAGGACTGGAGCGGGACCGAGACCATCAGCTTCCATGCTCTAGACCCGTTCCACACGAACCCCGTCACGGAGGACATAAGAGTTACTATAACGCCCGTCAACGACCCGCCGCGGGTTGTAAAGCCTCTCAGCGATTTCTCCATGACCGAGGGTGGAACAAGGTCGGGCCCGGACCTCGACGACCACTTTGCCGACGTGGACTCCGAGCTTTCATTTTTTGTAGCAGGCGGGGAGAAGGTGACCGCGTCAATTCATCCCTCGACGCACATTGTCACATTCACCGCAAGCGACCTCTGGACGGGCAGGGAGACGCTAACGTTCACCGCCAGCGATGGGGAACTGCAGGCCTCTACAACCGTTAATGTGACCGTTCTCGATACAAACCATCCTCCCACGCCCTCACCCATTCCGGACATAACGATAAACGAGGACAGCATTGACACAAGCATTGACCTTAACAAGGTTTTCACCGACCTCGATGGCCAGGAGACCTTGACCTTCGAGTACTGGGGCAATTTCAGAATCGCTGTCACAATTATGTCCGATGGAAAGGTCGAGCTGAGGCCAGCGCCGGACTGGAATGGAATGGAAACCATCATATTCAGGGCGCTCGATGGAATTGCAGAGCCGGCGGTCGCCACGGCAAACGTGACAGTGACGCCCGTCAACGACCCTCCTGTCAGGGTGGGCCAGCTCGAGAGAATAGTGTTCGATGAAGACACCACCTACACGACGGAGCGCTCCCTTCGAGAGGTCTTCAGGGACGTTGACGGCGACGAGCTTGACTTCGATGCTGAGCTCGAGTTCCCCGACGACTTTGAGTTCAACGAGACCGACATCGAGATTATCATTAATCGAGACGGCACGGTCACAGTGTCTCCGCTTAGAGATGTTCATGGTGAGGCCGAGGCCATCTTCACCGCCAGTGACCCTGGTGGCCTAGAGGCGACCTACCGGACGAGCGTTTCGATAACAAACGTTAACGATGCACCAACGATCACTGCCTCAGACCCTCCGGCTGCGAGGACGGTCTCCATCAACGAAGGAGAGAGCGTGGTCTTCAGCGTGGTCGCAAGCGACGCCGACCATGACCCCCTAGAGTACACCTGGAGCGTGGATATGAGAGTCCAGGACAATCCGGGTAGTGCGTTCGAGTACGTCCCGGACTACAGGTCTGCTGGGACACACCGGGTTACGGTGGTCGTGACCGACGGAGTAGAGAGGGTGGAGCTTACCTGGACGGTAAAAGTCCTGGACGTGAACCGCAGACCTTCTGTGACTATCGAATCGCCAAACAATGGAGCGGTTTTCAAAAGCGGCTCACTTATCAAATTCAGGGCCATAGCGAGCGACCCGGATGGCGACCGGCTATTCTTCAAATGGGTGAGCGACAGGGAACCCATCGGGGCCTCGGAGGAGTTCTCATGCACCCTACCATCCGGGACGCACACAATAGAGGTCGAGGTGAGCGACGGAAAGGATACCGCGACCGCACAGGTTATAATTACAGTCAAGAAACCAACCCCGCCCGCTGCGCCGGGGTTTGGGGCACTGGCCATGGCCGCCGGAATCCTCGCGGGAGCGACGCTGGTTTCACTGAACCGGCAGTGGAGAAAAAGGTGAACGCTCCTGAAGCAGAAAAGCGGCGAGAGGGAGATATTCTGGGACGGAAGCCGGGCCCCGACCTCCGGTGGTGTCAAAGGGCGCGTAGTGGACCGGCGCGGAGGTGAGGCGGATGGGGCGCGTTTTCTTGAGAGAAACGATCGGTAGAATTCGAGAGGAGCTGGCGGCAACTGAAGGGGTACTTGTCGCTTTCTCCGGAGGGGTTGACAGCGCCGTCGTAGCGAAGCTTGCGCACGAAGCGCTCGGGGATAGAGCGGTAGCGGTCACAGTGGACTCCCGGACCTTCACTAGAGAAGAGCTTGAGCTCGCGAAAAAAGTGGCGAGGCTGATTGGAATCCGGCATGTCGTAATCAAACACGACCAACTCGACGAGCCGGGCTTCCGGAGCAACCCGCCGGAGCGGTGTTACGTGTGCAGGCGCTCTCTCGCACGCAGACTGGGCGTGCTGGCGAGGAAGCTTGGCATAGCGTGCATCGCGGATGGGGTAAATTACTCTGATCTAGATGAGCACAGGCCTGGCATCCGGGCCGCGACTGAGGCGGGCTTCCTCCACCCGCTGATGAAGCACAGGGTAACGAAGGTCGGGGTGAGGAGGATGGCAAGAGCGCTAGGCCTGCCGGTGCACGACCGCCCCTCCTCCGCCTGCCTATCGTCGAGGATACCATACTGGGAGGAAATAACGCCTCAGAAGCTGAGAATGATTGAGGAGGCGGAGCGATATATCCGTGGGCTGGGGTTCCGGCAGGTCAGGGTGAGGGTGCACGAGGTCGGGGCGAGAGGCCGCACAAGAAAAAGGAAGGCCGCTCCGGGCGGAAGGGATGCCTCGAGAAAGGTCGAAGATTCGAGCGGAGCACTTCTCCTTGCTAGGGTGGAGTTGGACAGAGCGGAACTCCCCCGGTTGCTCAAGGGGAACCTATGGCGCAGGGTGGACGCTAAGCTAAGTCGGCTGGGTTTCTCCTTTATTACTTTAGACCTCCGAGGCTATAGAAGCGGTAGTCTTGACACGCTGATTGTTTAAAGCAGTCCGATAAATTTTATATTAATATTTTGCTTACGATTGTGGCGTCCTGAATTAAGTTCCTCTCGTTGATTTGAGTTCATGTCCCGGACCCCCTCTCTACCGTGAATCCCTCTTCCAATAGATAGGCAGGAGCATATCTGGCAACCATCTTGATGTTCTCCCTGATGAACGCCTTTCTCTTTGCAGGCCACATCTTCCTTATGAACGCCTGGAACGGCGTCTCGCACTCCTCGAGCCTGAGGCTCCAGTGCGGCCTTCTGTAGTTATAGTAGCTTAATGCCCTCTCAAGCTCCCCGAAGTGCCCGATGAGCCTCATAATAGTTCACGCCGCCTTCTTC contains these protein-coding regions:
- a CDS encoding cytochrome c biogenesis protein CcdA; the encoded protein is MRGRGALAALLLPLSVSLLFWSALAEDFEVRTYHIPDVVTPEDEVTVYIEVENQSSVRKVWLTLCQLEPYLCFLPREMAYVGSNTFALNIGKFPAGQELKYNITIQMRDGTNHTTPDTHFSVSGPDGGDGGWNNTTNRTGGPARPVGRSPLHYWILGGAMIATGIAIYPLRKRRRAVAGALALLAILAVIEIYLVLTTPTGAVQAPGFRLKDVSGAPLNLSDYRGKVVLLELTAINCPACNIVLDEIARVRARYNTSELVVISVFVSPIETEEQVREYREAHGADWPFARDTDDMVRKYAVVQIPKIVIIDRKGEIVFEAAGEVSESEMIRHINDALAGGGASGVTAVGSLLASVGLAGMAALAGAASFFSPCSFPMLPGYMTFYLKSTGRDTSYKKAAAGGSVAALGIMTVYMSTGAIVIGAGGAALPYLTLLQPVMGAVLIALGALLLLPISFGSGKLLERIQGAQEGKGFYTSMFLYGMGYAAASQGCTAPVFVAVLLLGLLSGSLLVGAGVLLLYSLVAAVLMVMITLLVAGLHKSILNRLKASTEIIKKLSGIVLIIVGVYLVVYYLWAFIL
- a CDS encoding tandem-95 repeat protein, yielding MLRVRCLAAGLIVIALLAPVGTGGSNDAPRATNRVVLGELFTATWCGYCPAADNAFDKLLNNASYFPVRFIGIEWHPTSDAYGTQETDARVSYYGVGGYPTAVFDGVSTYVGGSTDPNSQAVYDAYKTRIDARPATSSFSIELEAKLINDVATQVVVNVTQVDTSLAQNLRVRAVILEDLKLTHNQGVLRYTVRDVIIDSALAISNGQTRSATGNGTVGSGWDTSRLAVAAWVQTETTKEVLQSAFKGSFERVVNRPPQISHPLTDLSFPEDTVDTSIDLNAVFTDPDGDELSFTYSGNFKINVTIVDGTVTLRPAKDWSGTETISFHALDPFHTNPVTEDIRVTITPVNDPPRVVKPLSDFSMTEGGTRSGPDLDDHFADVDSELSFFVAGGEKVTASIHPSTHIVTFTASDLWTGRETLTFTASDGELQASTTVNVTVLDTNHPPTPSPIPDITINEDSIDTSIDLNKVFTDLDGQETLTFEYWGNFRIAVTIMSDGKVELRPAPDWNGMETIIFRALDGIAEPAVATANVTVTPVNDPPVRVGQLERIVFDEDTTYTTERSLREVFRDVDGDELDFDAELEFPDDFEFNETDIEIIINRDGTVTVSPLRDVHGEAEAIFTASDPGGLEATYRTSVSITNVNDAPTITASDPPAARTVSINEGESVVFSVVASDADHDPLEYTWSVDMRVQDNPGSAFEYVPDYRSAGTHRVTVVVTDGVERVELTWTVKVLDVNRRPSVTIESPNNGAVFKSGSLIKFRAIASDPDGDRLFFKWVSDREPIGASEEFSCTLPSGTHTIEVEVSDGKDTATAQVIITVKKPTPPAAPGFGALAMAAGILAGATLVSLNRQWRKR
- the larE gene encoding ATP-dependent sacrificial sulfur transferase LarE, producing the protein MGRVFLRETIGRIREELAATEGVLVAFSGGVDSAVVAKLAHEALGDRAVAVTVDSRTFTREELELAKKVARLIGIRHVVIKHDQLDEPGFRSNPPERCYVCRRSLARRLGVLARKLGIACIADGVNYSDLDEHRPGIRAATEAGFLHPLMKHRVTKVGVRRMARALGLPVHDRPSSACLSSRIPYWEEITPQKLRMIEEAERYIRGLGFRQVRVRVHEVGARGRTRKRKAAPGGRDASRKVEDSSGALLLARVELDRAELPRLLKGNLWRRVDAKLSRLGFSFITLDLRGYRSGSLDTLIV